GGACCTGGATCGGTCCGCTGCGCCACAACCCCAAGGTCCGCCGCGACCTCGCCAATGTGAGCGCAGCCCGCTACGCGGGCAGGTCGGCCACGCGGCCATCACTCGCCACCGCGACCACCTGCGGGTCTTCGCAGCCGACGATGTGGAGGTAGATCTCGAGGTTGGGGTCGGGACCCGGGGCGGTGGAAGGCGTCATCTGGCTACTCCTGTTGCGCTATTCGCGGACATGCTGGGATTATCGTAACCCCTCAGGTTGCGCATTGCAACGCGATGTGGAATAATTCGTAACAGGCTCATCGTGGGGAGGCACACCATGACCGACTTGCACGAAGCCCTGAGGCGCAGCCGCGCCCGTGCCCGCTACTCCCAGGACGACGTGGGTGCGGCGCTCGGGGTGAGCCGGGCCATGGTGTCGTACTGGGAGGCCGGCTCGCGGGCTCCGAACGACCGCCAGTTGAGCGCATTGGCCCGGCTCTTCGGCATCACCCCCGCCGACCTGGCGGAGGGTCGCGACGTCGAGCCGGAGGAGGTTGATCTGGCGGGAATGCTGCTCCGAGCAGACGAGGAGATCGATCCCGGAGCGGCGCCGGGCATCCGTGAGTTCGTCGACTTCCTCCAGCGGTACGCCGAACTGGCCGACCTCCTCGGCATCCCCATCCGCGGTCTCGCGCAGAGCCCCTTCGTCCATCGGGCGAAGTTCGTCCAGAAGGACGACGTCCGCCGTAAGGCGGAGGAGGTCCGCTCTCTCGTCGGCCTCGGCACCGGGCCGATCCGTGACCTCGATCCCGTGTGCGAACTGTTGGGAATCACCGTCTATCGAGCGCCCCTCGGCGGGGACCTCTCCCACGCGCCCTCGGGAGCGTTCCTGAACCATCCCGAGGTCGGATTCTCGATCCTCGTCAACCTGGACATGACCCCGGGG
The window above is part of the bacterium genome. Proteins encoded here:
- a CDS encoding XRE family transcriptional regulator produces the protein MTDLHEALRRSRARARYSQDDVGAALGVSRAMVSYWEAGSRAPNDRQLSALARLFGITPADLAEGRDVEPEEVDLAGMLLRADEEIDPGAAPGIREFVDFLQRYAELADLLGIPIRGLAQSPFVHRAKFVQKDDVRRKAEEVRSLVGLGTGPIRDLDPVCELLGITVYRAPLGGDLSHAPSGAFLNHPEVGFSILVNLDMTPGRRRFTAAHELAHALFHSNETNRVVSNGSGPRESFADAFAGEFLMPSEGVRRFVEEVGIPPRIVDATDAIHIQRYFGVSWPTALVRLRQMKVVTADTYRELRHSVRPVSLARSLGYSIHPEEYEQDAGLWRIHRFPRPFLRMLRTAVIAELMSPPTAASFAGVAVPDIVQILGRPHGNAEQEQPQVDMEFVEFEATVAI